The following are encoded together in the Coffea arabica cultivar ET-39 chromosome 1c, Coffea Arabica ET-39 HiFi, whole genome shotgun sequence genome:
- the LOC113725693 gene encoding putative late blight resistance protein homolog R1A-10 isoform X1, with amino-acid sequence MDSAPESCPLVLPNFYQCKLSVMEEVLPGGPSFLQNTQTILNKLQLLVDEGVFFGEEDHFDKLKGELEEVNKYFLAAWKLEISFKSLVDFVCDNRERIYSSSELDQASSSFDSIAAASIFGDFLKNFRQQTRLLDDSVHQGWQGFYSLLLKDGLPSTVADRESTVNFGQQIRDFYKRMWDSMVLLFSESRTRYLQQRWDNDWTGGWEEMSYWKSDVIDLFTSFQQNVEDILCLGRRCDSRFAEVLKPALIYSTLPQGHPIKRFPFVKHFSSGWVNRLKFIKRFPFVKHFSSGWVNRGNLSYDWVNRLEYIERFPFAALFAARLCCWVLRDGIHFVWESRSLTPSTEAMTCIDSIIDFCKDDHDLKELKVELSLVKIFFLCARKLCYSSTRTEIFRDSVRQNCQQFCSFLAQLEHGLPPSELAGAISNLRRILKSYRQKFSELYVEMPDFLFNRYGYCSEGRKWYVDSLLKSSSGLRDEFMELFNLLLENLEDIVIRGEACDSRLAKLLEPLQEKLVFLRTFILFPSLQGKPKRKLLEHCAVVALSAAHLCYICWFFKYDYQELNWMDSKISELTEKILRVDHRAHLTYICVLESGTTSPTLSAKKDVIIVAEFVDSLLGHLGELLLNCPAYFVVSLKHQLRMLFEGLRFLRNILNKEKYDGIEGKIKDLIGAVVNDAGIVIFSLHQNDLQEASAEEIDVKLFCLLGRMNIIKAAVDKSYPVVPRFNFPTTNVLGIIDLLQEKLKELATCKVDPIFTFAKDRVHFFRLYLKNAAEQHSQDAKLQPHTIQEDLSFLKSFLENNLEQHVDKEKLQLQTVQDGLVFLRSFLENNRDQSNHPEELQALSSHVVEVAYKAVFVIDSLIVGDISYYSLMLFDDVTAEIKLLKTKTGEIDSIEAQKRTDGWRDVPSQAGRKWSGVFHQVPSQGTISTINKVAVCLKDQEQTIIDQLIGGSLQLDIISIVGMPGLGKTFLAERVYRNPSITSHFHILAWCCISQVYCKKDLLLGILACIDPKAQYSEMDEDDLAHKLCNHLRKQKYLIVLDDVWDIEAWNALKISFPDYANGSRIILTSRHHGITGKPHHLRPLDEEESWELLKKKLSITIEGGYPVELSVLGRQIAKNCSGLPLSIVIISGILGTLDQGRWGEVAERLDSNSKIGATEQCKSILELSYIHLPDHLKPCLLYFSAFREDQEISVKRLMWLWIAEGFVRKKESESLEKLAEG; translated from the exons ATGGATAGTGCTCCTGAGTCCTGTCCGCTGGTTTTGCCAAATTTCTATCAGTGTAAACTCTCAGTCATGGAGGAGGTTCTTCCGGGAGGACCATCATTTCTTCAGAATACTCAAACGATCTTGAATAAGCTGCAGTTGCTGGTGGACGAGGGTGTTTTCTTCGGGGAGGAGGATCATTTCGACAAGTTGAAGGGGGAATTAGAAGAAGTGAATAAGTATTTTCTGGCTGCATGGAAATTGGAGATTTCTTTTAAAAGTCTTGTAGATTTTGTTTGTGACAATAGGGAGCGGATTTACTCTTCTTCTGAATTAGATCAGGCATCGTCCAGCTTCGACTCAATTGCAGCAGCCTccatttttggagattttttgaagaattttaggCAACAGACCCGACTTCTTGACGATTCTGTTCATCAAGGTTGGCAGGGTTTTTATTCTCTTCTTCTTAAGGATGGATTGCCCTCCACTGTAGCAGATCGAGAAAGTACAGTGAATTTTGGGCAACAAATCAGAGATTTTTACAAACGGATGTGGGATTCCATGGTGCTACTCTTTTCGGAATCCAGAACGAGATATTTGCAGCAGCGCTGGGATAATGACTGGACGGGTGGATGGGAAGAGATGTCTTATTGGAAAAGTGATGTCATTGATCTTTTCACATCCTTCCAACAGAATGTTGAGGACATTCTCTGCCTTGGTAGACGCTGTGATTCAAGATTTGCAGAAGTCTTGAAACCTGCTCTTATTTACTCAACATTACCGCAAGGGCATCCTATCAAGCGATTTCCATTTGTGAAACATTTCAGTTCGGGCTGGGTGAATCGCCTCAAATTTATCAAGCGATTTCCATTTGTGAAACATTTCAGTTCGGGGTGGGTGAATCGGGGGAATCTCAGTTATGACTGGGTGAATCGCCTTGAATATATCGAGCGATTTCCATTTGCGGCTCTATTCGCAGCTCGTCTTTGTTGTTGGGTTTTAAGAGATGGAATTCACTTTGTCTGGGAATCGCGGTCACTCACTCCGTCTACCGAGGCAATGACTTGCATTGATTCGATCATAGATTTCTGCAAGGATGATCATGATCTGAAGGAGCTGAAGGTAGAGTTGAGCCTAGTGAAGATATTTTTCCTGTGTGCAAGGAAATTGTGTTATTCCTCAACGAGAACTGAAATTTTTAGAGATTCTGTTCGTCAAAATTGCCAGCAGTTTTGCTCTTTTCTTGCTCAATTGGAGCATGGATTGCCCCCCAGCGAATTGGCTGGGGCGATCTCCAATTTAAGAAGAATCTTAAAGAGTTATAGGCAAAAATTCAGTGAATTGTATGTTGAGATGCCGGACTTTTTATTCAACAGGTACGGCTATTGCAGCGAGGGTCGTAAGTGGTATGTAGATAGCCTTTTAAAATCCAGTTCTGGCTTGAGAGATGAATTCATGGAACTCTTCAATTTGCTCTTAGAAAACCTTGAGGATATTGTCATCAGGGGCGAAGCCTGTGATTCAAGACTTGCAAAATTGTTGGAACCGCTTCAAGAGAAGCTAGTGTTCCTTAGAACTTTCATTCTCTTTCCCAGTTTGCAAGGCAAGCCAAAGAGGAAACTCTTGGAGCACTGTGCAGTTGTGGCTTTATCTGCAGCACATCTTTGTTACATTTGCTGGTTTTTCAAATATGACTATCAAGAGCTCAACTGGATGGACTCGAAGATTTCTGAATTAACAGAAAAGATCTTGCGTGTTGATCACCGAGCCCATCTCACATATATTTGCGTCCTTGAATCTGGAACAACTTCCCCCACTCTGTCTGCCAAGAAGGATGTGATTATAGTGGCTGAATTTGTTGATTCTCTCCTAGGTCATCTTGGGGAGTTACTACTAAATTGTCCTGCCTATTTTGTGGTATCTTTGAAGCATCAATTGCGGATGCTTTTTGAGGGACTGCGATTCTTAAGAAACATTCTCAATAAGGAGAAGTACGATGGGATAGAGGGAAAAATCAAGGATCTTATTGGAGCTGTGGTCAATGACGCTGGGATTGTAATTTTTTCACTTCATCAGAATGACCTTCAAGAAGCTTCAGCTGAGGAAATAGATGTTAAGCTCTTTTGTTTGCTGGGGAGGATGAACATTATCAAGGCAGCTGTTGACAAAAGCTATCCTGTAGTGCCAAGGTTCAACTTCCCTACTACTAATGTGCTGGGGATTATCGATCTTCTCCAAGAAAAGCTGAAGGAACTGGCAACTTGTAAAGTTGATCCTATATTTACTTTTGCAAAGGATAGAGTTCACTTCTTTAGGCTATACTTAAAGAATGCCGCGGAGCAGCACAGCCAGGATGCAAAGCTCCAACCACACACAATCCAAGAAGATTTGTCATTCTTGAAATCATTCTTGGAAAATAATTTGGAGCAGCACGTAGATAAGGAAAAGCTTCAACTTCAAACAGTGCAAGATGGTCTTGTATTCTTAAGATCATTCTTGGAAAACAACAGGGATCAAAGCAACCACCCTGAAGAGCTCCAAGCTCTTAGTAGTCATGTTGTGGAAGTGGCATACAAGGCAGTGTTTGTTATTGACTCCTTAATTGTTGGAGATATATCATATTATTCTCTTATGCTATTTGATGATGTCACAGCAGAAATTAAGCTTCTTAAAACTAAGACAGGGGAGATTGACAGCATCGAAGCCCAAAAACGTACCGATGGTTGGAGGGATGTGCCATCACAAG CAGGAAGGAAGTGGAGTGGAGTATTCCACCAGGTGCCATCACAGGGTACTATCTCAACAATCAATAAAGTTGCGGTATGTCTGAAGGATCAGGAGCAAACAATTATTGATCAACTTATAGGAGGATCGCTGCAGTTGGACATCATTTCCATTGTGGGAATGCCTGGACTAGGCAAGACGTTTCTGGCAGAAAGAGTTTACCGTAACCCTTCAATTACATCTCACTTCCACATTCTTGCATGGTGTTGTATCTCGCAAGTATATTGCAAGAAAGATCTGTTGCTTGGGATCTTGGCATGCATTGATCCAAAAGCTCAATACTCAGAGATGGATGAAGATGATTTAGCTCACAAGCTTTGTAATCACTTGAGGAAACAGAAGTATCTCATAGTTTTAGATGATGTGTGGGATATTGAGGCGTGGAATGCATTGAAAATATCTTTCCCAGATTATGCCAATGGAAGCAGAATTATATTAACGAGTCGGCATCATGGAATTACCGGTAAACCTCACCATCTTCGGCCacttgatgaagaagaaagctgGGAGTTACTAAAGAAGAAGCTGTCAATTACCATAGAAGGTGGCTATCCTGTAGAACTAAGTGTTCTAGGGAGGCAAATAGCAAAAAACTGTAGTGGACTGCCTCTATCAATCGTCATCATATCTGGAATTCTCGGGACGCTAGATCAAGGTCGGTGGGGAGAGGTAGCAGAAAGGCTAGACTCAAACAGCAAGATTGGTGCCACAGAACAATGCAAGAGTATATTAGAGCTGAGTTACATACATCTACCTGACCATTTGAAGCCATGCCTTCTTTACTTCAGTGCATTTAGAGAAGACCAAGAAATTTCTGTAAAGAGGTTGATGTGGCTGTGGATCGCCGAAGGATTTGTGCGAAAGAAGGAATCAGAGAGCCTTGAAAAATTAGCAGAAGGCTGA
- the LOC113725693 gene encoding putative late blight resistance protein homolog R1A-10 isoform X2: protein MDSAPESCPLVLPNFYQCKLSVMEEVLPGGPSFLQNTQTILNKLQLLVDEGVFFGEEDHFDKLKGELEEVNKYFLAAWKLEISFKSLVDFVCDNRERIYSSSELDQASSSFDSIAAASIFGDFLKNFRQQTRLLDDSVHQGWQGFYSLLLKDGLPSTVADRESTVNFGQQIRDFYKRMWDSMVLLFSESRTRYLQQRWDNDWTGGWEEMSYWKSDVIDLFTSFQQNVEDILCLGRRCDSRFAEVLKPALIYSTLPQGHPIKRFPFVKHFSSGWVNRLKFIKRFPFVKHFSSGWVNRGNLSYDWVNRLEYIERFPFAALFAARLCCWVLRDGIHFVWESRSLTPSTEAMTCIDSIIDFCKDDHDLKELKVELSLVKIFFLCARKLCYSSTRTEIFRDSVRQNCQQFCSFLAQLEHGLPPSELAGAISNLRRILKSYRQKFSELYVEMPDFLFNRYGYCSEGRKWYVDSLLKSSSGLRDEFMELFNLLLENLEDIVIRGEACDSRLAKLLEPLQEKLVFLRTFILFPSLQGKPKRKLLEHCAVVALSAAHLCYICWFFKYDYQELNWMDSKISELTEKILRVDHRAHLTYICVLESGTTSPTLSAKKDVIIVAEFVDSLLGHLGELLLNCPAYFVVSLKHQLRMLFEGLRFLRNILNKEKYDGIEGKIKDLIGAVVNDAGIVIFSLHQNDLQEASAEEIDVKLFCLLGRMNIIKAAVDKSYPVVPRFNFPTTNVLGIIDLLQEKLKELATCKVDPIFTFAKDRVHFFRLYLKNAAEQHSQDAKLQPHTIQEDLSFLKSFLENNLEQHVDKEKLQLQTVQDGLVFLRSFLENNRDQSNHPEELQALSSHVVEVAYKAVFVIDSLIVGDISYYSLMLFDDVTAEIKLLKTKTGEIDSIEAQKRTDGWRDVPSQGRKWSGVFHQVPSQGTISTINKVAVCLKDQEQTIIDQLIGGSLQLDIISIVGMPGLGKTFLAERVYRNPSITSHFHILAWCCISQVYCKKDLLLGILACIDPKAQYSEMDEDDLAHKLCNHLRKQKYLIVLDDVWDIEAWNALKISFPDYANGSRIILTSRHHGITGKPHHLRPLDEEESWELLKKKLSITIEGGYPVELSVLGRQIAKNCSGLPLSIVIISGILGTLDQGRWGEVAERLDSNSKIGATEQCKSILELSYIHLPDHLKPCLLYFSAFREDQEISVKRLMWLWIAEGFVRKKESESLEKLAEG, encoded by the exons ATGGATAGTGCTCCTGAGTCCTGTCCGCTGGTTTTGCCAAATTTCTATCAGTGTAAACTCTCAGTCATGGAGGAGGTTCTTCCGGGAGGACCATCATTTCTTCAGAATACTCAAACGATCTTGAATAAGCTGCAGTTGCTGGTGGACGAGGGTGTTTTCTTCGGGGAGGAGGATCATTTCGACAAGTTGAAGGGGGAATTAGAAGAAGTGAATAAGTATTTTCTGGCTGCATGGAAATTGGAGATTTCTTTTAAAAGTCTTGTAGATTTTGTTTGTGACAATAGGGAGCGGATTTACTCTTCTTCTGAATTAGATCAGGCATCGTCCAGCTTCGACTCAATTGCAGCAGCCTccatttttggagattttttgaagaattttaggCAACAGACCCGACTTCTTGACGATTCTGTTCATCAAGGTTGGCAGGGTTTTTATTCTCTTCTTCTTAAGGATGGATTGCCCTCCACTGTAGCAGATCGAGAAAGTACAGTGAATTTTGGGCAACAAATCAGAGATTTTTACAAACGGATGTGGGATTCCATGGTGCTACTCTTTTCGGAATCCAGAACGAGATATTTGCAGCAGCGCTGGGATAATGACTGGACGGGTGGATGGGAAGAGATGTCTTATTGGAAAAGTGATGTCATTGATCTTTTCACATCCTTCCAACAGAATGTTGAGGACATTCTCTGCCTTGGTAGACGCTGTGATTCAAGATTTGCAGAAGTCTTGAAACCTGCTCTTATTTACTCAACATTACCGCAAGGGCATCCTATCAAGCGATTTCCATTTGTGAAACATTTCAGTTCGGGCTGGGTGAATCGCCTCAAATTTATCAAGCGATTTCCATTTGTGAAACATTTCAGTTCGGGGTGGGTGAATCGGGGGAATCTCAGTTATGACTGGGTGAATCGCCTTGAATATATCGAGCGATTTCCATTTGCGGCTCTATTCGCAGCTCGTCTTTGTTGTTGGGTTTTAAGAGATGGAATTCACTTTGTCTGGGAATCGCGGTCACTCACTCCGTCTACCGAGGCAATGACTTGCATTGATTCGATCATAGATTTCTGCAAGGATGATCATGATCTGAAGGAGCTGAAGGTAGAGTTGAGCCTAGTGAAGATATTTTTCCTGTGTGCAAGGAAATTGTGTTATTCCTCAACGAGAACTGAAATTTTTAGAGATTCTGTTCGTCAAAATTGCCAGCAGTTTTGCTCTTTTCTTGCTCAATTGGAGCATGGATTGCCCCCCAGCGAATTGGCTGGGGCGATCTCCAATTTAAGAAGAATCTTAAAGAGTTATAGGCAAAAATTCAGTGAATTGTATGTTGAGATGCCGGACTTTTTATTCAACAGGTACGGCTATTGCAGCGAGGGTCGTAAGTGGTATGTAGATAGCCTTTTAAAATCCAGTTCTGGCTTGAGAGATGAATTCATGGAACTCTTCAATTTGCTCTTAGAAAACCTTGAGGATATTGTCATCAGGGGCGAAGCCTGTGATTCAAGACTTGCAAAATTGTTGGAACCGCTTCAAGAGAAGCTAGTGTTCCTTAGAACTTTCATTCTCTTTCCCAGTTTGCAAGGCAAGCCAAAGAGGAAACTCTTGGAGCACTGTGCAGTTGTGGCTTTATCTGCAGCACATCTTTGTTACATTTGCTGGTTTTTCAAATATGACTATCAAGAGCTCAACTGGATGGACTCGAAGATTTCTGAATTAACAGAAAAGATCTTGCGTGTTGATCACCGAGCCCATCTCACATATATTTGCGTCCTTGAATCTGGAACAACTTCCCCCACTCTGTCTGCCAAGAAGGATGTGATTATAGTGGCTGAATTTGTTGATTCTCTCCTAGGTCATCTTGGGGAGTTACTACTAAATTGTCCTGCCTATTTTGTGGTATCTTTGAAGCATCAATTGCGGATGCTTTTTGAGGGACTGCGATTCTTAAGAAACATTCTCAATAAGGAGAAGTACGATGGGATAGAGGGAAAAATCAAGGATCTTATTGGAGCTGTGGTCAATGACGCTGGGATTGTAATTTTTTCACTTCATCAGAATGACCTTCAAGAAGCTTCAGCTGAGGAAATAGATGTTAAGCTCTTTTGTTTGCTGGGGAGGATGAACATTATCAAGGCAGCTGTTGACAAAAGCTATCCTGTAGTGCCAAGGTTCAACTTCCCTACTACTAATGTGCTGGGGATTATCGATCTTCTCCAAGAAAAGCTGAAGGAACTGGCAACTTGTAAAGTTGATCCTATATTTACTTTTGCAAAGGATAGAGTTCACTTCTTTAGGCTATACTTAAAGAATGCCGCGGAGCAGCACAGCCAGGATGCAAAGCTCCAACCACACACAATCCAAGAAGATTTGTCATTCTTGAAATCATTCTTGGAAAATAATTTGGAGCAGCACGTAGATAAGGAAAAGCTTCAACTTCAAACAGTGCAAGATGGTCTTGTATTCTTAAGATCATTCTTGGAAAACAACAGGGATCAAAGCAACCACCCTGAAGAGCTCCAAGCTCTTAGTAGTCATGTTGTGGAAGTGGCATACAAGGCAGTGTTTGTTATTGACTCCTTAATTGTTGGAGATATATCATATTATTCTCTTATGCTATTTGATGATGTCACAGCAGAAATTAAGCTTCTTAAAACTAAGACAGGGGAGATTGACAGCATCGAAGCCCAAAAACGTACCGATGGTTGGAGGGATGTGCCATCACAAG GAAGGAAGTGGAGTGGAGTATTCCACCAGGTGCCATCACAGGGTACTATCTCAACAATCAATAAAGTTGCGGTATGTCTGAAGGATCAGGAGCAAACAATTATTGATCAACTTATAGGAGGATCGCTGCAGTTGGACATCATTTCCATTGTGGGAATGCCTGGACTAGGCAAGACGTTTCTGGCAGAAAGAGTTTACCGTAACCCTTCAATTACATCTCACTTCCACATTCTTGCATGGTGTTGTATCTCGCAAGTATATTGCAAGAAAGATCTGTTGCTTGGGATCTTGGCATGCATTGATCCAAAAGCTCAATACTCAGAGATGGATGAAGATGATTTAGCTCACAAGCTTTGTAATCACTTGAGGAAACAGAAGTATCTCATAGTTTTAGATGATGTGTGGGATATTGAGGCGTGGAATGCATTGAAAATATCTTTCCCAGATTATGCCAATGGAAGCAGAATTATATTAACGAGTCGGCATCATGGAATTACCGGTAAACCTCACCATCTTCGGCCacttgatgaagaagaaagctgGGAGTTACTAAAGAAGAAGCTGTCAATTACCATAGAAGGTGGCTATCCTGTAGAACTAAGTGTTCTAGGGAGGCAAATAGCAAAAAACTGTAGTGGACTGCCTCTATCAATCGTCATCATATCTGGAATTCTCGGGACGCTAGATCAAGGTCGGTGGGGAGAGGTAGCAGAAAGGCTAGACTCAAACAGCAAGATTGGTGCCACAGAACAATGCAAGAGTATATTAGAGCTGAGTTACATACATCTACCTGACCATTTGAAGCCATGCCTTCTTTACTTCAGTGCATTTAGAGAAGACCAAGAAATTTCTGTAAAGAGGTTGATGTGGCTGTGGATCGCCGAAGGATTTGTGCGAAAGAAGGAATCAGAGAGCCTTGAAAAATTAGCAGAAGGCTGA
- the LOC113725390 gene encoding receptor-like protein 9DC3 gives MLNDNQLQGSLPRSLANCEGLELLDLGNNKIDDKFPVWLEILSNLGVLILRSNRFHGAIGNCQTKSPFPLLRIIDASHNVLTGALPTEILNNFAAMKSSEDDQKGVEYMTKDSFFEGKGPYYVHSVSLIIKGVEYSLERVLITRTVIDLSSNRFEGQIPENIGSLHSLQTLSLAHNNFSGPIPKALGNLSMLESLDLSWNRLEGTIPTELVNLDFLEFLNFSENRLVGPIPRGRHFDTFGDDSYRGNLDLCGFALAKDCGDTEAPPPATPWEAKQQYDDSEFFDGFTWKAVLLGYGCGLVLGSVMGGLVFSTGKPRWFVLIVEESVKLRRRPRKWIHIRT, from the coding sequence ATGCTGAATGACAATCAATTGCAAGGGTCATTGCCACGATCTTTAGCCAATTGTGAAGGTCTGGAACTCCTTGATTTAGGGAACAACAAGATCGATGATAAATTTCCAGTTTGGTTGGAAATTCTTTCTAACCTGGGGGTCCTAATATTGAGATCTAATCGATTTCACGGAGCAATTGGCAATTGTCAGACGAAAAGTCCATTTCCTCTGTTGAGAATTATTGATGCATCCCACAACGTGCTCACTGGTGCTCTACCTACGGAAATCCTCAACAACTTCGCAGCTATGAAAAGTTCAGAGGAtgaccaaaagggagttgagtATATGACAAAGGACTCATTTTTTGAAGGAAAAGGACCTTATTACGTCCATTCTGTGAGTTTGATTATCAAAGGGGTGGAGTATAGTCTTGAAAGAGTCCTAATAACTCGAACAGTGATTGACCTCTCAAGCAACAGATTCGAAGGACAAATTCCCGAGAATATCGGATCCCTTCATTCTcttcaaacactctctctcGCTCATAATAACTTCAGTGGCCCAATTCCTAAGGCATTAGGGAATTTGAGTATGCTTGAATCTCTGGACCTCTCTTGGAACCGACTTGAAGGAACCATTCCTACGGAGCTAGTGAATCTGGATTTTCTTGAATTCTTAAACTTTTCTGAAAATCGTCTTGTCGGACCCATTCCAAGAGGAAGGCACTTTGATACATTTGGAGACGATTCATACAGAGGGAACCTGGACTTGTGTGGATTTGCACTGGCCAAAGATTGTGGAGATACAGAGGCACCACCACCAGCCACGCCATGGGAAGCTAAACAACAATATGATGATTCTGAATTCTTTGATGGGTTCACTTGGAAAGCTGTTCTCCTGGGATATGGCTGTGGATTAGTGCTCGGATCAGTTATGGGAGGTCTCGTATTCTCAACTGGAAAACCAAGATGGTTTGTACTGATTGTCGAAGAGTCGGTCAAACTGCGAAGGCGACCGAGGAAATGGATCCACATACGCACTTAA